The Candidatus Abyssobacteria bacterium SURF_5 sequence GTCCACAAATCCGGAGACTCGTCTTCAGGTTTTTCGGCAGGCGTTTCTTCGGCAAGAGCCGATACCTCCGAAGACGGCTGAATGTCCGTATTCGGGTCGATCTGCTCGAATCTGGCAAATTCATCGAGAGGAATAAGAACCTCTTCCGTGAATGGGGACTGGATGAGAATATGATCATCGATCCGTGAGCGGATGCTGCCAATCAGGATGTCGCCGTTCTTGAGCAGGACCCTGCCGGGCCGGTCAGTCGATATGGATGCCGCCATTGAAAGGGGGAGACAGATATCGCCCGCGTAGTCGGTTTTTATTTCAATCTCGATCGGAGAGATGTATAATATGTCTCCACTGATTCTGTCGCCGTTAACGAGCACGATCTCATCGGCCAGAGCGTCATGAGAAAAAAGCAAGGAGACGAATATAATCGCAAAAAGAGAAGAGAAGCGCATCACCATTTTGAAAAGTTTGAACCTGTTCTTCCGTGAATTTGTGCGCAGGCGTTCCCACTATACAAAACAAGCGGCATTTTTACAACCGGAGTTCTTATGGAGTTGGAATCAAAGGGCCTCGAACAGATATCGGCCCCACGGGCAGTAACGCAGAGCACAAGCATTTTCGAGAAGACGGCGTACGGAATCGCCGGGTTCGGCGGCGGAATCACGCGGAACATGTTGTCGCTGTACCTGCTGTTCTACTATGCCGATGTCGTCGGGCTCAATCCTGCGTACGTCAGCGCCGCGATAATGATCGGGAACATCTGGGATGCAGTCACCGATCCGCTTATGGGATTCGTCTCTGACCACACACATACGAGGTTCGGCAGGCGAAGAATTTACCTGCTCGCAGGCGCACTCCCATTAGGAATTCTCATTTTCGCTCTTTGGGCGCCGCCGGCGCGTCTTATCGGGTTTCCGCTCTTCATTTATGTGACCGTGCTAGTTGTTCTGCTCTATGCGCTGTATACGGTCGTGGCTGTTCCATATCTGGCCCTGGGCGCAGAGTTGAGTCCGGACAGCGACGAGCGCTCAAGTATATTCGGGTTCAATTTCGCATTTACCCGCTTCGGCGAACTGGCGGGCGCCATCGTCCCGCACGTGGCGCTCGAGTTCTCCGACGACGTTCTTATCTTTCTGCATCAGGACATCGGAATCCTCCCGGACGCTTTCTTCACGCGAGCCCTGGAATACTTCAGCCAGCCGACCAACGCCTTTCGTTTCAGCGCCGGATTGGCGGGATTTATCATCACCTGCACCACACTTGCCACGTTCTTCGGCACCCATGAGCGAGTCGCGCATGAACCTGAGCGAAAGCTGGCGTCTTCGCGACAAATAATGCGAACAATGTATGGAGACCTCTTTTCGACGCTGAAGAACCGCCCCTTCTTCATTCTGCTGATTTCAATGATGACCATCGACGTCGGCAGCGGCATCACGGCTTCCATGATGATGTATATAACGAAGTACTGGCTCAAGATGGAGGAACTCGTATCGGTTTTCTTCGCCACGTACATGTTTTTTGCAATGCTGTCAGCGGTTTTCTGGGTGCAGTTTTCAAAGCGAACGAGCAAGAAGCTGGCCTACCTGCTCGGACAATCCATCCTCACAATAGCTCTGTTCGCCTCATTTTTCATGGAGGAAGGGAAAACCCTGCGCGTGTTCGCGCTGCTTGCCTTCGGGGGTTTCGGCCTTGGGGCATATGTAATGCTCTGGTCCCTCATAGCTGACCTGGTCGATTTTGACGAGTACGAGACACACAAGAGGCGCGAGGGGGCATACTACGGCATCTATACGCTCTTCAGCAAGGCGGCCGGCGGAATCGGAGTCTTTCTCACGGGCGTGTATCTGAATTTCATAGGTTTTGAAAAAGGAGTGGAGATCGATCCGGAGATACTGCTCAAGATAAAGTTGTTGTATGCCCCGTTCACCGCTCTCATCAACCTGGCGGGGGTCATCATCTTCTCATTCTTCAGCTATGACAAACAGGAGCATGCGCGCATCCAGATGGAACTGGCGGAGCGGAAAGGACGGGTTGCGGAATCGGAGCAGGAGTAGGCTCGGGACTTGAGGCAAGAGCATGGTTCAAGAAAAGTGCTGCTTCAGGTTCCTTCGCGCAGGCGGCGCTCCCAGTCGAACTCGCGACCGGTGACGATGCTCTCCATGTGCTGAATTCGGCGATCAAGGTTGTCGAACGTGCGCTTCAAGCGTTTCACGGCCATCGTGCGGGAATTCATATAACTGTTGTAGAATTCCTCCGCCTCTTCCGTCTGCAGCGGCAGGACAGGCTCGGGCTTGATGAGAAACGCTGCGAGTACATACAGAATCGCGATGGGCCAAATTCCGGAGAGAATGAGGAGCACGAGGGCGAGAATCCGCGTCCAGCCGACCGATAGATCAAAATATTCGGCGATCCCCTTGCAGACGCCGAGGATCATTCCGCTGCGAGAACGATACAGCCTCCGGGGAGAACGCGCCGGTCTCTCTTCCGCCGAATAGGGCGCCGGCTTCATCAGCAGGGCCGCGAGGATATACAACACGGCTACCGGCCAGAACCCCGTCAGGATAAATGCGACCACCGTGATAATCCTGAGCCAACCAACGGAAAATCCGAAGTAATCGGCGACCCCTTTGCATACACCGAGAATCATGCCGTCGCGGGCGCGATACAGGCCCGTCATGCCCATCCCGTCAAGCAGATTCATTGACTCTTTCCTTTCGTTCCCGCTCAAGAAGAATTGTCTCCAGCGCCTCGACTCGCTTCTCCATTCGGAGCAGGCCGTCGTGCAACTCCTGTATCATTTGCGTCTCGCCTTTCTGATCCGCGCCGCGAAGTCGAGGAAAGCTGTCTTTAGGCCGTTTGATCGCCACGATGGTTGCAGCGATGATGCCCATGGCTATCAATACGGAACTCAGAACGATGCCAACTATGATCACGCCGGTCATTTGTCTGGTCCTTCTTCCGTTCTCTCCGTTAAAGTATTCCGTCGTCTCTGTCGCTTGGGAGCAGTCGAAAAAACGATGTCATCTCTCAAACGGGCGATGATCTGCTCCAACTCCTTGACCTGGTTCGTATCCAAATCTATTGAATTGGATGCTCTTTTTCCCGACTCTACATACTTTAACATAAAGTTCACTCCCGTTGGAAGAGCGCCCGCCGCTTAATCATTAAGCCGAAGGGCTGTCCCCGCCCTGAGAGGGCGGCGCATCGCTGGATTTCCGAGGATCGGCCTCTCGCGATTTTTCGGCTGAATCCTTCAGATCCTGTAATTCCTGCTCTATCTCTTCATCGCCCTCGAGGCCTGCGAATTCATCCTCCAATGAGGATTTTCTTCCGAAATTCACGAGATCGGCCTCCGCCTCCATCCGCTCGATGCGGTTCTCGAACTGCTCGAATCGAATGAATGCATCCGAGGTCTCCATACGCCTGATATCCAGCTGCGCCCGCTTCTTCTTCTGCGCATGAGTATGCCGCTTCACAAGAATGCGCTGCTTCTCGCGCGCAGCCGTCAGCTTTTCCTCGAGTTGAACAATATCCGCCTGATACTGCTCTATCAGCGTAGTGCAGTCGGTCGCTTCCTTCTCCAGCGATGCGGCGCGCTCCTGGAATCGGCGCTTTTCCAGCAATGCCTCGCGACCCAGGTCCTCGCGACCCTTTTCTACCGCCAGCTTCGCGCGCTCGCCCCACTGGCCCGCCTTCGCGATCGCCTCCTCGCGCGCGCGCTGCACCTTCTTCACGGCCGCCATCACGTCCGCACACGACGCCCTGATCTCGACCAGCGTGTCTTCCATCTCCTGGATCATCAGGCGGATCAGTTTTTCCGGGTCCTCCGCCTTGTCCAGCATTGAATTAATGTTCGAATTGATGATGTCTCGCACTCTCGTGAAGATCCCCATTGTATGCCTCCCTTTTTGATGATTCCTGATGGCTGTGAATAGGCACAAACCATGCCATGGCCGCTTCAAATCTCATAAGACATTGGAAATACAACGCTTATATATATTTAATTCCACTTGCTACTTTTAAATTCTTATGGTATAATGTTTCGAAAATTAGTTTTGTAAACCATCGAATGGCAAAATTAACCACCTAAAGGACAGGCGGAGATGGGCGTAAGAAGAGATGAAGCACGGAGGGCGGGCATCGGGGAGGCGCTCGGACAATCGGAAGTATTCCTTGATTTCCAGGAGCGCCTGTCGCGTGTGGCGCGCGTGGATCGGCCGGTGCTTCTGATAGGGGAGCGGGGAACCGGCAAAGAGCTCGCCGCTTCAAAACTTCACTATCTCTCAGCCCGATGGCAGGGGCCGCTGGTAGCCTTGAACTGTGCGGCATTGGCGCCCACGCTGATCGAGTCGGAATTATTCGGTCATGAGGCCGGCGCGTTTACCAGCGCGCGCGGGCGGCGCAAGGGCC is a genomic window containing:
- a CDS encoding MFS transporter, with product MELESKGLEQISAPRAVTQSTSIFEKTAYGIAGFGGGITRNMLSLYLLFYYADVVGLNPAYVSAAIMIGNIWDAVTDPLMGFVSDHTHTRFGRRRIYLLAGALPLGILIFALWAPPARLIGFPLFIYVTVLVVLLYALYTVVAVPYLALGAELSPDSDERSSIFGFNFAFTRFGELAGAIVPHVALEFSDDVLIFLHQDIGILPDAFFTRALEYFSQPTNAFRFSAGLAGFIITCTTLATFFGTHERVAHEPERKLASSRQIMRTMYGDLFSTLKNRPFFILLISMMTIDVGSGITASMMMYITKYWLKMEELVSVFFATYMFFAMLSAVFWVQFSKRTSKKLAYLLGQSILTIALFASFFMEEGKTLRVFALLAFGGFGLGAYVMLWSLIADLVDFDEYETHKRREGAYYGIYTLFSKAAGGIGVFLTGVYLNFIGFEKGVEIDPEILLKIKLLYAPFTALINLAGVIIFSFFSYDKQEHARIQMELAERKGRVAESEQE
- the pspC gene encoding envelope stress response membrane protein PspC codes for the protein MKPAPYSAEERPARSPRRLYRSRSGMILGVCKGIAEYFDLSVGWTRILALVLLILSGIWPIAILYVLAAFLIKPEPVLPLQTEEAEEFYNSYMNSRTMAVKRLKRTFDNLDRRIQHMESIVTGREFDWERRLREGT
- a CDS encoding phage-shock protein codes for the protein MTGVIIVGIVLSSVLIAMGIIAATIVAIKRPKDSFPRLRGADQKGETQMIQELHDGLLRMEKRVEALETILLERERKERVNESA
- the pspA gene encoding phage shock protein PspA encodes the protein MGIFTRVRDIINSNINSMLDKAEDPEKLIRLMIQEMEDTLVEIRASCADVMAAVKKVQRAREEAIAKAGQWGERAKLAVEKGREDLGREALLEKRRFQERAASLEKEATDCTTLIEQYQADIVQLEEKLTAAREKQRILVKRHTHAQKKKRAQLDIRRMETSDAFIRFEQFENRIERMEAEADLVNFGRKSSLEDEFAGLEGDEEIEQELQDLKDSAEKSREADPRKSSDAPPSQGGDSPSA